The window ACGCCCGGGTGCTGGTGCTGAGCTGGGTCCAAAAGTCTGCACAGAAGGGAGCCCCGCTGGGCCCAGACCTCCCTGGCGGCCACTGCAGGTCAGGCCAGTTAGGAGGTGCTGCTCCTCCTCCGTGGGTGGAGGGCTTTCCTCCTGGCGATGTCCTCCTCAGTGTCACTCTCACAGTtcctctggagaaaaaaaagagaaagaggtccagggcaggaggatcatgagacGCCAGGAATGGGGCTGTGCTGGGCAACCTGGGTTGATTCACCTGGACCACGGGACTACAAGCCAGGGAGGTGGGTGGTGAAAGCAAGCCTGCTGATCCAtccaggggctgggggatgggAGGGATCTGAAACGAGGCCAGACCAACTGCTTGGAGGAAGGAAAGCAGCAGGGCATCTAAGGGAAACCAGACATCAGGAGAGGCcaaattataataaagaaaattacatcTAGTTCCCTTTGTGGCTGCCATATAATCAAGGCCACTTGGCTGGGTGGTCTGTGGCTGCTGGGTCTCCTGAGCTCAGCCTAGAGAGACTGGAGGATGGGTGTGAGCCACAAGGTACTCCCCATGCTTGACAGCCACCATCCCATGCCCCTTCTTCTTTGATGGGCTGCACCTTCAGCCGCCTTGCTGACCAGTGTTTCCAGGGAAATGACTTCTGAGctccatttttataaaacaggAAATGAGTATAAAGTACTGTCTGTCAGTTCCTACATGGCAAACCAGAGCTGAGGCAGCCACCCCGAGGCCATAATGTCTTTTCATCCAAGTCATGATGATCtaatgtaattataaaattattaaaagaagtaCTAATCCACAGTGACTTCATTCCTAAAATATCTGTTGTCCAATGTTCAATTCCAGTGCTTCCTAAACAAAAGGACCtatcattactctttttttttttttttttaaggaaagtcCCTTTGGGAAAACTGCATAACAGATATCTGGGACCCAACATTTTTCCACTTCTAGGATGAACCTTTGAGCTGATGGTGCTTGCTATTTGAGTAAAAAGAGTACTATTTAAGAATATTTGTACAAGAACAAAAGTTTGGAAAGAAACTGACAttctttttggctgggcgtggtggctcatgcctgtaatcccagcactttgggaggccgaggcgggtggatcacctgaggtcagggattcgagaccagcccagccaacatggcaaaatcccatcaccactaaaaatacataaattagccaggcatggtggtgcaagcctgtaatcccagctagtcaggaggctaaggcaggagaatctcttgaacccgggaggcagaggttgcagcgagctgagatggtgccactgcactgcagcctgggagacacagtgagactctgtctcaaaaaaaaaaaaaattgacattctTCTCAATTACTCTGGTCTTCTCTCCCCACAGATTGTATCTGTCAGGGAAGAAGGGCCAGCGGCTCAGCCTGCGAGGCATGCCCACCATCTGCCACTCATCCTCCCAGGGccttttccccttcctccagCCTGAGCCAGCTGGAAATCCAAGGTCAAGATCAACTTTAGCCAAATACATCCTAGACCAAGCCCGgctataacaataaaaataactcaagCTCTGCTGAATAGCAACTTTTTAGCTTGAGTCAGAGCCAAACagtaaaaaaataagctgggtaaAGTCTGCTTGTCATTATCAGGGATTCTCAGCGGGAGAGCGGTCCAGTGCCCTGCATAGGAGACGAGGAAAGCAGCCAGAGCCGGCACAGGGCTTGGCCAAAGCCACACAGTTGTTTGGGGCCTCTGGGCCATAAATCCTCAAGTGCTGGCAAGAGATCATGCTAAAGAGAGAAGACCCCAGGCTGTGTGGAGGGAGTGGGGACAGCAGGGCTATCCTAGGTCTAGCCGTGCATCATAAGGCTGCTCAGCCCTCTTAGGCACCCACCTCCCAGTCGCTCCCTGAGCAGGGCGTCCCCTTCTGTCCTGACCTGTGCCATCCCAGACATTCCTGAGCACCCTACACCACGCTCCATAAGCGGGGGGAGGGGCTGTCCAGGGAACCCCTACCAACTGCATTTTAAAGTCTACAGGaggattttacttttttaattttgaaacttaattttctttagagttagggtcatgctctgtcgcccaggctgcaatgcagtagtgtgatcataattcactgtaacctttaactcctgggctcaagtgatcctcccacctcagctccctgagtagctaggactataggtgcctgtcaccatacctggctaatttttttgtttgtttgtttgtttttgttttgtagagtcagggtctcactgttgttgcctgggctggtctttaactcctggccttaaatgaacctcccgcctcagccacccaaagtgctgggactataggcacgaaCCACTACTGCCAGCCTACAGGAAggttttaaacaacaacaattgCTAACGCTTACTGAGCACTTACATGCCAGGCTTTAAGAATATGTCAttattggcctggcatggtggcttatgcctgtaatcccagcattttgggaggccgaggcgggcagatcacctgaagtcgggagttcgagaccagcctgaccaacatggagaaaccccatctctactaaaaatacaaaattagctgggtgtggtggcgcatgactgtaatcccagctactcaggaggctgacgcaggagaatcgcttgaagccaggaggcagaggttgcggtgagccgagatcgcgccattgcactccaacctaagcaataagagtgaaactctgtctaaacaaacaaaaaaaaaaaaaaaaagaagaagaagaagaggaagaatatGTCATTATTTAATCTTTAGGAACTATTATTaaccctattttacaaatgatgaactatcagcacagagaggttaagtaatttcctCAAGGTCACACGGTAAGTGGCAGATTTGAATCCTGGTAGTCTGACTGCAGAGGGCACCCTCTTCACCAGTATATTCTGTTATAAGCTACTCCCTTTAAATGTATACAAAATGGCAATAAAGTAATCAAATATAAGATATTGTCTAAATATTATGATGATGGTAATCTGAAACaaagcagaaatagaaatatggaaaaaagaatgtaaagctCCCATTCTAAAGCAGCTTTTGGGTTATCAGAAATACATTTTGGGTTGTCTGTGGTCAGCCGGCAGCAGCGGCCCCTCTGAAGGCCCACCAGGAAAGGATGGGAGATCCTCCAGGAGTTCATGCTGCTGCATCAGTGGTCCCCTCCCGGCACCACCCAGAGGTCCCCAGAACACACTCCTCTGAAGATCACACTTCAGCCTTCAGGGAAGAGGAGGACTGGGCCAGCAGAACTGGCTGGAAACAGTGAACACCCACCTGCCTTGTGAGGGGAAAGGGAACTCACCCATCCCTGAGCTCCAGGCTACCCCAGAATTCTGCCCAAGAAGAGGGCATGCATTTACCCACCAGGTCCTCATCCGGCCTCAGGTGCACCTTCTTCATCAGCGAGCGGGTGAGGTGGTTGCACAGGGACACGATGCTGAAGGAAagctgagggaggcagaggaaaggAATCCCCAGGTGAGAATGTGCATGGAGACCCTGGAGAGCCAGAAACCCCGCCCTAGCCCCCACCCTGTCCCCCGCCGCCCCAACCCTGGACACACCTTCCACCGCCTGCGGACATACTGCTTCCTGAAGTTCTCCAGATTGACCACAGACTCCCTGCGCACCATGGCTTGCTGGTTGTCCACCGGCTGAGAGACAAAGCAGAGCATGGCAGCTGATGCTGGGCTTCAGACAGCAGCCACCCTCCTCGCCGCAGAACTCCCCACCCACCGCATGCCCACCGCCCTTGGCTTGACCCTGGCATCTCCCCGCCAGGTGGGGCACACCGTGGGAGCATCACAGTCAGGGCAACAGCTACACATGTCTCAGCTGTTCAGGAGTTGCCTCTCAGCTATTATTACCACAGcctgacacacacacagccttggCTGGAGGCTCAGCAGCTCCTGAAGGGGAATAGCAGGAGGCAGGCCCTCCAATCGCACATCACTTTGGGGAGAGGGTCATTTTACAGCAGTCTGGGATGCCCTCTGGGCACTGGGGTGATTCTGGGCTTGGCAAAACAAATGCCTTGTTGGTAGACGGGGAATTCatactccattaaaaaataaatggaaggaaataAGGGCTTTGATGAAAGTCAAGAGGCAACAGGATGTGCAGTTGCTTTTCACAGCCTGGCAGTCAGAGCTCAGCTTAAATTTTGACTTCTCCAAGAAGCTTGGGatggcttctctgagcctcagtttccccatctgtaatatggggataataatatcatGTCACAGGGTTGTTAAGGATTATATGATCATgcatatataaagtgcttagcccagcaccactcaataaatagtaataaGTTATTGTGAGCTTTCCTGCGTTCTCCATTCCCTTTTCAACACCCCCCTTTTGTAAAATAAGGTTTTGTGAAATCAAGAGATAGGTTTCAGGGGTTCTGTGAACAAAATGTGCCTATATatccatacaaaggaatattagTCAGAAATACTATTCATAAAAAATTGAGTCCAATACATtttacaacacggatgaaccttaaaaacattatgttaaatgaaaaaagccagacacaaaaggctacctgctgtatgattcaatttatataaaatgtccagaacag is drawn from Homo sapiens chromosome 15, GRCh38.p14 Primary Assembly and contains these coding sequences:
- the DAPK2 gene encoding death-associated protein kinase 2 isoform 13 precursor (isoform 13 precursor is encoded by transcript variant 20), which gives rise to MWSIGVITYILLSGASPFLGDTKQETLANITAVSYDFDEEFFSQTSELAKDFIRKLLVKETRKRLTIQEALRHPWITPVDNQQAMVRRESVVNLENFRKQYVRRRWKLSFSIVSLCNHLTRSLMKKVHLRPDEDLVGKCMPSSWAEFWGSLELRDG